In Danio aesculapii chromosome 17, fDanAes4.1, whole genome shotgun sequence, the sequence ATCTGAGCACAGCATTCTCTTTTTGCATTCCAGCACAATGAAAAATACAGAAAAGCTGAATTTAAGACGGGAATTGGGACTCACCAGTGCTGTTTCTTTGGCTGCAGGCGTCATGATAGGTTCAGGAATTTTCATGTCTCCGCAATTCGTTCTGGTTTACGTTGGAAGTTCAGGAGCAAGCTTGATCATTTGGGCAGTGTGTGGCGTAGTATGCATGTGTACAGCTTTCTCATATGCTGAGATAGGCACCATTATCAGAGAATCAGGAGGTAACTATATCTATATCCTGCGAATTTATGGACCTTGTCTTGCATTCGTTTTGAGCTTTACAACCATGTTCCTGATGAAGCCACTTTCGATTATAGCTGGTTCCCTGAGCTTTGCCAAATACGCTGTGGCACCATTTTATCCAGGCTGTACACCTCCTATTTTAGTGGTAAAGTGTATTGCTGCAGCATGTGTCTTGGTGATTTCAACTATCAATGTGCTAAATGTTCGTTTTGCCATGGCTTCTCAGGTGGTCTTTATGGTGGCTAAATTTGTTGGTCTAATGGTTATAGTTATTGGAGGAATAATAACAGTTGCACAGGGAAACTGTGAAAGCCTGTGCAATACTAAAACTGCTTTTGCAGACGCAAAGCTTAGCATTAGTACTGTTGGAATGGCACTATATCAGTGTCTATGGTCATATGCTGGGTGGAACAACATAAACAATGTTATTGAGGAGGTGAAAAGACCAGAGGTGAGACAAAGTTTCTCTGTTCTGCAAAGTTATCATGTGTGTGGTGTTTACTTAATGTAAGATAATGTCATTATATGACTAGTCATGTAAAACTGCTAAACTGTATGGCTTATTAATGCAATACTCTCATTTATGGTTCTTAATacttttatttgtgattttatcTTGTAGGTCAACCTGCCAAGGGCACTGATGATTGCTATTCCCATGGTCACGATTCTCTACCTACTAGTCAATGTCAGTTATCTGGTTGCCATGTCACCCGCAGAAATGATATCATCCAGTGCAGTAGCCGTCACATGGGGGTAAATTTCAGAGTGCCATACAACATATCTTTTTAGATCAGTGGTTCTTAAATGACCTACGTCCACATTGGCGTTTAAtctaacatttttgaaaaaatccacactacactgctgaaaatgcacatcacgtgaccacacacactctggcatgcacttaGCGTATTCtcgtgtctgagctccaggcagtcagtgggagCTCTGAGAACACCTGCCCGGCTAAGAGCAGTTGAACGTCAGCCAGTCCATCCTGAATCTTCCAGTGGATGTCATCTCTCTCTAGTTGTTAATcatgatttcaagagttcacacttagatattgtttgacaactgttagcaggtttggcatgctgtcccgggagagaaccctgagctcggagataggtgagcccagggctccgcttggtccatagagcatatgaggggagtacgagatcaggtggttctcgagagctccccgtggtaaaggaagaaaggaggagaaggggtggatggggggtttcttcggaaaacgaagataagagagtagttctagctaggctacttatagtgagttggggttaatctgattggctaactagtgaatgtagatgagtggccagctgcagtcaatcatatcacgtgctcctctcgaaattagtttgaaaacttcacttataatTCATCTTGTGTAGACCTATATCTAAAGACTCAGTCTTTTGAATTTATTAGCCTACTTTTTCCTCCGGTAATGTATTTTGGCTGAGGCAAATATAAGTTCATTcctattaatttatgtaacctcGTACACTTGATTCCACACGTTTGACTAATATAttctattgtttaatttattgtactttat encodes:
- the zmp:0000001267 gene encoding b(0,+)-type amino acid transporter 1; this encodes MKNTEKLNLRRELGLTSAVSLAAGVMIGSGIFMSPQFVLVYVGSSGASLIIWAVCGVVCMCTAFSYAEIGTIIRESGGNYIYILRIYGPCLAFVLSFTTMFLMKPLSIIAGSLSFAKYAVAPFYPGCTPPILVVKCIAAACVLVISTINVLNVRFAMASQVVFMVAKFVGLMVIVIGGIITVAQGNCESLCNTKTAFADAKLSISTVGMALYQCLWSYAGWNNINNVIEEVKRPEVNLPRALMIAIPMVTILYLLVNVSYLVAMSPAEMISSSAVAVTWGNKVLGGWGWVMSIAAALSSFGSLNGSFFSGGRVCYVAAREGHMPDILAMAHMHRLTPSPALIFNTVIALIVLIPGDFQAIVNFLSFTAWFFYGVTLSGLLYLKIKKPELPRTISVPIILPIVALLAAVFLVLAPIIDDPQIEYLYAVIFILSSIVIYIPFIHFKLFPGMLNKLTVFLQLFLEVAPTAKNL